One Salvelinus sp. IW2-2015 linkage group LG35, ASM291031v2, whole genome shotgun sequence DNA segment encodes these proteins:
- the LOC111958590 gene encoding LOW QUALITY PROTEIN: calcium homeostasis modulator protein 6-like (The sequence of the model RefSeq protein was modified relative to this genomic sequence to represent the inferred CDS: substituted 1 base at 1 genomic stop codon) has product MMDKFKTVLKIVEKQQTSLGFGLVALLTAGGEQIFSSVVFKCPCSGWNFSYGMVFLLVPALALLVLGYVMSNKTWKLFTGLCLRKSKLCNFKYFCACGVVXFQITTTAVVAPVSWIAVALLNGNYFECAMTGINVTVFTNHLCDGKSPQCLDELYKFPCXRATHVPLSDSNDVLATIRAESQVLGWLLIASIMVFNLLLTCVARCNSPVSYLQLKFWRVXAQRESDLLENYTADHAEKLAERNLKSFFQQTPPDPVTTPSNRAWEKISSLYRFSTRDHYYSILHKYVEKCHDXAEARDHRMSSVRSDGPDTANPAVLAFVDEGKMML; this is encoded by the exons ATGATGGATAAGTTCAAAACTGTTCTTAAAATTGTTGAGAAACAGCAGACTAGTCTTGGGTTTGGTTTAGTTGCATTGTTAACTGCAGGCGGGGAACAGATATTTTCGTCAGTGGTGTTCAAATGTCCTTGCAGTGGCTGGAACTTTTCCTACGGCATGGTGTTTCTCTTAGTGCCTGCTCTGGCACTGTTGGTGTTGGGTTACGTCATGAGCAATAAAACATGGAAATTGTTTACAGGTTTGTGTTTACGCAAATCCAAATTGtgtaattttaaatatttttgcgCCTGTGGGGTGGTCTMCTTTCAGATCACCACGACAGCAGTAGTTGCACCTGTGAGTTGGATTGCAGTCGCTCTGCTCAATGGCAATTACTTCGAATGCGCCATGACTGGTATCAATGTAACGGTTTTCACAAACCACCTTTGCGATGGGAAGAGTCCGCAGTGCCTGGATGAACTTTATAAATTCCCCTGTGYGAGAGCCACACACGTGCCACTATCTGACAGCAATGATGTGCTCGCAACCATCCGCGCTGAGTCGCAG GTCCTGGGTTGGCTACTGATCGCCTCCATCATGGTCTTCAACCTCCTGCTGACCTGCGTTGCCCGGTGTAACTCCCCAGTCAGCTACCTGCAGCTGAAGTTCTGGAGGGTCTARGCCCAGCGGGAGAGTGACCTGCTGGAAAACTACACGGCAGATCACGCCGAAAAGCTTGCAGAGAGGAACCTGAAGAGCTTCTTCCAGCAGACGCCTCCAGAYCCTGTCACGACCCCATCTAACCGGGCCTGGGAGAAGATCTCGTCCCTCTACAGGTTCAGCACCAGAGACCACTACTACAGCATCCTGCACAAGTACGTGGAGAAGTGCCATGACRCTGCAGAGGCCAGGGACCACAGGATGTCATCTGTCAGGTCAGACGGTCCAGACACTGCTAATCCAGCCGTGCTCGCCTTTGTGGATGAGGGCAAGATGATGCTGTGA
- the LOC111959116 gene encoding LOW QUALITY PROTEIN: calcium homeostasis modulator protein 5 (The sequence of the model RefSeq protein was modified relative to this genomic sequence to represent the inferred CDS: deleted 1 base in 1 codon) has protein sequence MDNFQTVLRFFMNQKATIGYSFMAILTIGGERIFSMVSFQCPCNHDQNFAYGXTFLLGPGLVLLVLGLFFSSRLWRLYTGCCLNPVKLCPGGNCFTCLKVFVKIFSGACVAPIMWLCVALLNGTFYECAVSGLDNNLVLDMFCKNRTLMCREELARVPCSKSKLPSDLNMELLLMFRAQSQILGWCIIIISAVLGLLGTCYTNCRSKVSYLQLTFWKYYVEKEKEQFDTFAMEYASKLAERNLKSFFENREPEVFPFPNHKAWEEISALYTFSKSEQYYSTLQRYVERDDRDYCPEKRPVMALDHDTEIS, from the exons ATGGATAACTTCCAGACCGTCCTGCGCTTTTTCATGAACCAGAAGGCCACCATTGGCTACAGCTTCATGGCCATCCTGACCATCGGGGGAGAGCGGATCTTCTCCATGGTCTCCTTCCAGTGCCCCTGCAACCACGACCAGAACTTTGCATACGGCKTGACCTTCCTGCTGGGCCCTGGCCTGGTTCTGCTGGTGCTGGGTCTTTTCTTCAGCAGCAGGCTGTGGCGCCTCTACACTGGCTGTTGCCTCAACCCTGTTAAGCTATGCCCCGGGGGCAACTGTTTCACCTGCCTCAAGGTGTTTGTCAAAATCTTCTCCGGTGCCTGTGTGGCCCCTAtcatgtggctgtgtgtggcaCTGTTGAACGGGACCTTCTACGAGTGTGCCGTCAGTGGGCTGGATAATAACCTGGTGCTGGATATGTTCTGTAAGAACAGGACTTTGATGTGCCGGGAGGAGCTGGCCCGTGTGCCCTGCAGCAAGtccaagctgcccagtgacttgAACATGGAACTGTTGCTCATGTTCCGGGCTCAGTCACAG ATACTAGGCTGGTGTATTATCATCATTTCAGCCGTACTAGGGCTCCTCGGGACCTGCTACACCAACTGCCGCTCGAAGGTGAGCTACCTGCAGCTCACCTTCTGGAAGTACTACGTAGAAAAGGAGAAGGAGCAGTTCGACACATTCGCTATGGAGTACGCATCCAAGCTGGCCGAGAGGAACCTGAAGAGCTTTTTTGAGAACCGCGAACCGGAAGTATTCCCATTCCCCAACCACAAGGCCTGGGAGGAGATCTCGGCCCTCTACACCTTCTCCAAGAGTGAGCAGTACTACAGCACCCTGCAGAGGTATGTGGAGCGTGATGAC AGAGACTACTGCCCTGAAAAAAGACCAGTCATGGCGCTGGACCACGACACAGAGATYAGCTGA